The Oleiphilus messinensis DNA segment GAAAGACAAATTCCGAGAATTTTCAGCCGGGTTAAGACCTCGAGCACATTGGTCGCATCACGCATTAGTGCCGTTTCAGTGATTTCAAGAATGATATCGCTGGGGTCGATGGCTTCATTTTTTAGCTTTGCGGCGAGATTGGTTGCGAAATCCAGTTGGGAAAGGTTCAACATGGAGACATTGATCGACAGTTTGAGCCGGTGACCTTCCGCTTTGAATCGTTTCAATTCCTGAATCGACATGTCGATCACCCGCTCTGTGATGGCGTTGATCAAGCTGGACTCTTCTGCCAGCGGAATAAACTCATCCGGCCCGACAATGCCGCCAAATTCCGAGCTAAACCATCGAATGAGCGCTTCTGCGCCAAACACACATTGTGATTGCACATTTACCTTGGGTTGGAAAAACAGCGTGAATTCATCGTTATCCAGGCCAAATTGTATGGCATCGGCTGAAACCGAGCGCTTACCGAAAGGTTTGGGTTTCGGGGCGAATGGTTCATTGAAAACCTGATCCAGCAACAATGCCAATGCTTCTTTCTGAATCGGCTTTTGAATTGCACCGAGTACATCGAGATTATGGGCTTTACCCAGATCCCGCGCCATGCGCAGAATATCGGAATCCAGACCACTGATCACCGCAACTTTGCCGTCAAAATTGACTTCTGCCAAATGGCGCAATAAAGCCAGGCCATCCATATCAGGCATTTCAATGTCGCAAATAATGAGATCGAGCGGACTTACCGATTGTCTGCTCTCAACTAACGCCAGTGCTTCCTGTCCTGAGCACGCTGTTTCACATGTTTGGATCTCCAATTCTTCGAGTGCACAAAGGAAGAGTTCTATGGCAAATTCGTCATCATCCACAATCATCAGATTTAACTGTGTGATGTCTGGCATGTTATCTCCTATTGACGACTATCGGGAATGTTAAATGTATGACGATATCGTCAGTGTATCAGTGCGTTAATATCCGGTAGCCAAGTGTTTTTTAAATAGTCTAGCACTCCCGTTACCAAAGGTTGTAGTTCCGGAACTTTTGCATCGAGAATGTCTGTATTTCCATCTTTTCCTGCCTTTTCCAAGGTCTCACTTAGACTGGCTAACTCTGAAGCACCAATAGACCGTGCGGATGATTTCAATTGATGGGCTAATTTACCCACCTTTGTACCGTTTTGATCCTTGTGGGCCAGAATGACTTCATTGAGTAAGCGTTCTGTGGTTTCCATAAACTTGGTGAGTACGCGTTTTTGAATCTTCGGATTTGTTCCTACAACTTTGGCCAGCATCTCCCGATTTACCGGGCCCACCGCGCTGCCCTCGATAGCGCTCTCCTGGATTGTACTTTCCTGGATAGTTCTTTTCTGGATCGCGTTCAAGGGTGTGTTTCCTGATTCGGTAACCTGTTTGAGCGCTGTTTGGGGTCGGGCAAGCGGTAACCAGCGTTGCAGAATGGTCTCGAGCACCGGGAGCGTCAGTGGCTTGGATAAAAAATCATCCATACCCGAGGCGGTACACAGCTCAACCTCGCCGGGCATCGTACTGGCGGTCACGGCGATAATTGGTAAACGTGGGCGATGGTGTTCTGTTTCGTATTTCCGGATGGAGCGCGCCAAGTCATAGCCATCCATCCCCGGCATATGGCAGTCCGTGAGGAGCAAGTCAAATTCCTCCCGTGTGACTTTGGCAAAAGCAGAAACACCGTCTTCGACAACGGTGACATCTGCGCCGAATTGCTCTAACTGTGAACCAATTACTTCCCGATTGGTGGGGTTATCTTCCGCCACGAGAATTCGTTTACCCGGGAATTGCACATATTCAGCAGTTGTTTCGACCTTCGCTCTGGCTGGCAGCATTCCGGGTGCCGTTGTTTTGCTGCTTTTTAGTGCTTCCCCGGGCGCGATCATCATTGCCCTGGCCACGGCGGTCTGGAATTTGGTTCGCAGTAATGGGGCGCGATCCAGTGAGAGAATTTGCGAACCAACGAGTTTAATACCCGTGCGGCTCGCTTTGTTTAATATAATGGCTGGTAGTTCCTGTTCCGCGCTGGCCTGACGTATGCGGAGAACCATGTCAGCAGTGCATTCCGGTGACGCTTCGGCCAACGCTACAATCAGAAGGTGAACGGACCCCCCTTTTTCTTTGCTGGATAATAGCGATTGAATCGCATTGTCTTCGGTCTCGACAAAGGTGGTGTCGACGGAAAAGGTGCTCAGATAATTGGCGATAGAGAGTCTGGTTTCGGTATTATCCACCAATGTCAAAGCTGTCAGCCCCTCGGGAATCACTTGCCCATATTGAGGGGAGGGTGCGGAGGAGACGTCGAAATTGATCTCAATCGTGAAAGTGGTGCCACGGTGTGGTTGGGAATCTACATTGATTTGTCCATTCATGGCATCCACGATACTTTTACAGATCGCCAGTCCAATGCCCATGCCGCCGAAACGGCGTTTTGTGGACGCTTCAGCCTGAGAAAACGGTTTGAACAGATCCGGTAATTTGTTCCTGAAAATACCAACGCCATTGTCTTTGATGGTAAAGCGAACCGTCGCTTTATCGCTGAGTCTGCGGGGAACCGATACCGTGAGAAGTACCCGACCCGGTTTGCTTTCGGTGGTGTTGGTAAACTTTATTGCGTTCTCCAGCACGTTAAAGAGCATCTGCTCCAGTCGGGTTCGGTCGGAATAGATAATATCCGGCACCTCGGGCTCGACGATGAGCTGCAAGGTGACGTCTTTCAGATCAGCAAATGGCACGAGGTCACCAACGACTTTGTCGATGACGATTGAAGGACGAACCTGTACGCGCTCGAGTTCGATACGCCCGGTTTCAGACTTTGAAAAATCGAGTAGATTGTTGATCAGTTTCATCAGAAAGCGGGCAGAGCGATTAATGGTGTCGACCATACCCAGTTGAGTCGAATCCAGCTGGCTCTGCTTCAAGACCTCCAGTGTGCCGATCACACCATTCATGGGGGTGCGGATTTCGTGACTCATATTGGCGAGAAAAGCGGACTTCGCATGATTCGCGGCCTCAGCTTCTTCTTTGGCAATCCTGATCTCTTGCTCCGCTCTTTTTCGGTCACTGATATCGGTTGCCACTTTTACGATTTTATACTGTTTGCCATTAAGATCCCGAATAGGATTGTAAGAGGCTTGAATCCATATCTCCTGGCCATTTTTACCGATTCGGCAAAATTCGGAACTGTGAAACTCCCCGTTTTTAAGCGTTTGCCAGAAACGCCAATAGGCCTTGGCGTTTCTGTACTCGCTATCGACCAGCATCGAATGATGCTGGTGCTGAAGTTCCGCAAGCGTGTAGCCAAAAAGCTTTAAAAAATTGTCGTTTGCTTTCAGTATTATCCCGTTCAGGTCGAACTCGACAACGAGCTGAGATTTGTTAATGGCATCAACTTGACCAATGTAGTCTGCGAAGCGGGCCCGTTCTGCGGTGATATCTGTCGCGTATTTGATCACTTTATAGGGCTTTCCTGCATCATCAAGGATCGGATTATAAGTCGCTTGAATCCAGAGCTCGTTGCCGCCCTTGGCAAAGCGTTTGAACGCCGCAGACATAAACTGGCCTTGTCCAAGTTGTTGCCAAAATGCTTTGTATTCACTGGAGCTGCCATAACCCGGCTCGACAAAAATAGAATGATGTTTACCCACAATTTCGTGCAACTGGTATCCCATAAGACGCAAATAGTTTTGGTTGGCATCCAGAATAGTGCCATGCAGATCGAACTCGATTGTGGCAAGGGATACATTGAGTGCTGCAAGTTTGGCTTCGGAGCGATTGCGGAGCTCCGTTTCGTTATTCAGGGCCACCTGTAATTCTGCGGACGGGTTGCGACTCAGAAATGTCATGGTTTTGTGCTTTGCGCGCCAAAGCAACAGCGTTAAAAAAAACGCGAGCAGCGCAGACAGGGAATTCATACCCACGGTAAATGACAGGCCCTCTGTGGCACCATGTGCAATTGCTCTGAGCGAAAAAGCGGTTCCGCAGGTGAACGTAACAAAGAGCAGAGCATTTACGATTGATTTTGGGGAGAGAGGTTTACCACGAATAACTACGACCACTAAAACGATGAGCCCCGAAAAGGCAAGGAACAGTATCAAATCCGGTGTAAACAGAAAGGGTTCCAAACCCGGATTTGAAAGGGGTGGTTTGTGGTCGAGCACCGTCTGCTTACCTCACTGAGATTCTGCCATTGCATCTTTGCGATCTGAGCTTAAGCATAGTTCAGAGCGTTTGCATACTGCAAAATAGTGAATCCGCTGAGCGACTGCCACAAGTCGATTAGGTTGTTTGTTTTGTGCTCAATTTCTCTTTTGGACTATTCTACACAATAGACTGAAATTGAAATCATCTCGCTGGCGATTGCGCGTCGCAGCAAGCTGGGTGTAGAGGACAATATATGAAAATTCTGGTGGTAGAAGACAATCCGATAGATCAGGAAATTATAAAAGTAAATCTCCCGGATCACGAAATTCTGATCGCGGAATCCGGAGAAAATGCGCTGGAATTGATCGAACTGTCACCGGACTTGGTGCTGCTGGATATCGAATTGCCGGGGATCGATGGTTATGAAACCTGTAAACGGATGCGTAAAAATGCGGGAATGGAAATCACCCCGATTGTATTTTTAACCCACATGACCGGACTTGGGGATAGAATCAAAGCCTATGACGCCGGTGGTGATGACCATTTAAGTAAACCCTGTGATCACCTCCTGTTGCGCTCCAAAGTGGACGTGTACGACAAAATTCGAAAACAAATGCAATCATCCGCGGATGAAGCCAAATGTGCAATCAGCGCATTGCTGAATCTCCAGAGTCAATCCTCTAAGGTTCACTGTATCAGCCGGTTTGTGCAAGCCGCAAGATATTGCCGGGACGTTGATCGCCTGCTCGGACTTTTTCTCTCGACTGCCAGAGAAATTGGTGTGCAGTGTATTCTGGAAACCCGATTGGACGGGGTCTCAAACTGGGTTTCGACCAAAGGCCCTGTTTCTGTTCTGGAAAAAGAGATTTTGGAATGTGCAAATAGCGTCGAAAAAATTCATCAATTCGGTCAGCATAGAGCGATTTTTCATTGGCCCCAAGTCTCCATGTTGGTTCTACATGTGGAAGATTCACTCGATATCCTGGCATTGTTTATGGACTCGCTCGATGCTGCACTTAAAGCTATCCGGACTGAGGCTCAGTTATTGGAGCGGGTAAATCAACTGGAGAAATATAATTCGCTTGTCAGCGATCAAGTTACAGATCTGTTCGAACAGATGCGGGGGGAACTCACTGAAATGATCGTATCCCTTGGCCTCGTTGCGGCACTGGAGCCCGATGAGCAGGATCGATTCAATGACATGCTTGAACGTTACGACAATAATATTCGAGACAAGCTTCGAACGCTTTCCTACAACAATTCCGAAATTCGGATACTGGTTTCCGATTTGCGCAGTGCACCAGAAGACATTGAAAAATTACTTCGTGAACAACATCAATTTTCCGGGAACAACAAGAATACGGAATTATTCTAACGTTATCACATAGGTCAAGCGAACGCCCGCGCTAATTGGGAACAATCAGTACATGTTCAAGTCTGTGATAGCCGTCACACAGTAGGAAAATGATACCTGTTGGTGTAGCCTAGTGGGTTTTACAACATTCAAGCCAACATTGTGAGGAAATTTTTAACATGAGACGTCCCGTTCGAGTTGCGGTCACCGGGGCCGCGGGTGCTATCAGCTACAGTTTGCTCTTCAAAATTGCAGCAGGTGAGATGATGGGTAAAGATCAACCCGTGATTCTACAACTGGTGGAAATGCCGCAGATGATGGAGAAGCTGCTCGGCGTGGCGATGGAGTTGATGGATTGTGCTTATCCATTACTGCACACTATTACCTTGCATGACAATGTTGAGGATGGCTTTAAAGGCGCTCACTACGCCCTGCTGGTAGGGGCCAAACCCCGTGGACCGGGAATGGAGCGAAGTGATTTGCTGGTTGAAAACGCGGCGATTTTTGCGCGTCAGGGCAAAGCGTTGAATGATTTTGCGAATCGGGATGTCAAAGTACTGGTGGTGGGTAACCCGGCCAATACCAATGCGTTGATTGCCAGCCGGAACGCGCCTGACCTGAGTCCTTCCCAGTTTACCTGTCTGACCCGGCTGGATCACAACCGCGCGAAAGGCATACTGGCCAATCACAGTGGTGCAACAACCCGTGATATCGGCGGCATTATGATCTGGGGGAATCACTCCACGACACAGTACCCTGATTTGCATCAGGCCACGATCATTGGCAAACCTGCGTTGGATTTTGTCGATATGGACTGGTACCGGGATGAATTTATTCCCAAAGTGCAAAAACGTGGTGGTGAAATAATCCAGGCCCGTGGTCAATCCAGCGCCGCATCTGCAGCACAGGCTGTAGTGGATCAAATGCGTGATTGGGTGTTAGGTACCGAGCCGGGTGAAATTATCAGCATGGGCATATTGAGTGATGGTAGTTATGGCATAGCCAAAGGCGTGTTTTACTCGTTCCCGGTGCGCTGTAACTACGGTCGTTATCAAATCGTGCAAGACATTGACGTGAATGAATTCAGTCGTCAGCGCTTGCAAGCCTCAGAGCAGGAACTGCTGGAAGAAAAAGCGGTGATTGAGCATCTACTGCCCAAAGAGACAGAACACTCTCATCAAAACCTGAGCATCTGCTTGCGTTCAGGGGTGACATTGTACGCCGATGATGCGGGTCCGGATGCTACCAGCAACTTCCTGTCGACTCATCGGGTGATGTAATCCACGCCTGCTGTCTGATCATGGAGTCGGTGAGTCACCGATTTCTTCAAAATACTGTTTCAGGCAATTCATCACCAATCGAATCCGTGCGGTTTTGCGCAGGTCCGGGTGAGTGAGCAACCAGATGTCACTCGCCGGGGCTGGATCAAACTTACAGCATTTTACAATGCCGGGGCGTTGTTGATCTGCAGGTAACAGCGCAATACCGTGACCCGATTCTGCAAAATAGGACATGGCGGTCAGTTCGTCACAGCGGGTTGTGATCCTTTCCGGATGATGTTGTTCCAACCAGGAGAATGCGGGCAGGTTCAGCATCGACCCGCTCCCGCCAATGAGGTTGTGGGCTGACAAGTCTGCCAGTGAACTCAGTTCAGGAGCGGATTCCAGATAGGTCGGGCTTGCGTAGATGCTCCAAGGCAGTGAGGCCACTTTTCGGCCAATTAAATGTTCGGGTGGATTGGGCGTTGCACGCACGGCAATATCCGCAATCCGACTGTTCATATTGATTTCCTGATTCGTGCTCAATACTTCAATGGTGATTTCCGGATACTGTTGTCGAAAGGAGGTCAGGGCATCCGGTATATAGTGATACGCCAGATTGAATGGCGCGGTAATCCGGACATGGCCACGGGGTTGTAATTCTTTGCCGATGAGCAGGCGTTCGATATCACTAAAGCGATGGGCAATGCTGTCACCCAGCGCGGCCAGTTCTTCACCTATCGGGGTGATCTGGTATTGATTTCCCTGGACTTCCAGTAGTCGGGCCTCAATAACGGACTCCAGTGCCTGTAGCCGCCGGTACACCGTGGAGTGATTCACGCCGAGCTTTCGGGCGGCTCCTGCCAGTGAACCGGTCTCGACAATGGCCAGAAATGTTTTCAGTCCATTCCAGTCCATAATAACCTCTGCATTTATGCATTATTAATGGAGAAAAAGCGTATTCATATTGCGTTTCTGCAAATATTTGTGTTTCGCATTATAGACTATTCCCTGTAAATTTCGTCCCTTATTGATTGCGAGGCATTGCATTAATGCAATATGAAATTGCATAAATTGAGAATTAAACTGCACAGATGCACAGGTTAGACTGAATATCGTTCAACCGTGGAGATGTTTTTATGCAGATTAAACCGAATGCGGACTTAGCCGCGTTATTGCTAAGATTGACCTTGGGTAGTGTGTTACTGGCCCACAGCCTGTACCTGAAATGGGTTGTGTTTACCTTACAGGGCACGGCAGATTATTTTAGTTCGATCGGGCTGGCTTCCTGGCTGGCGTATGTGGTTTTTGCCGCAGAAGTTGTCGCGGGTGTCGCCTTATTGCTGGGCGTAGCAACCCGTTGGGTTGCGCTCGGGGTTATCCCCATATTACTGGGGGCGACGGTGGTACACTGGGGCAATGGCTGGCTATTCACCCGTACCGGTGGCGGCTGGGAATATCCTCTGGTGCTAACCTTGATGGCGGTGATTCAGTTCTATTTGGGCAGTGGTCGCTTGGCACTCAAGCCAGACTCTGGTGATTTCATTCAGGTCGAGCACAAATCGAGAGGGCAGGCTTATGACGCAATTTGATAACAATACATCCGGGCTTGAATACGAATTGGTAAGTTTCAAACTCTGTCCGTATGTTCAGCGTTCCGTAATTACGTTGCGTGAGAAGGGCGTAGCGTTCAAGCGTACGGATATCGAGCTATCGAACAAGCCGGAATGGTTCTTGCGGCGGTCACCCACCGGGAAAGTGCCCATGTTGCTTGTTAACGGTAACACCGTGTTGTTTGAATCAGCAGTGATTTGTGAATTCATCGATGAAACGACACCCGGGTCGATGTTACCGGAAAATCCGCTGGAGCGGGCCTACCACCGTGCCTGGATTGAATTTGGTTCGACCATTCTCAATCAGATTGCCAGGTACTACAGTGCCGAATCCGAAGTAGATTTTAACCTGGCCGCACAGAATCTGAGGGCGAGCTTTGCCCGTGTCGAGGCAGAAATGGTTTTGCCCTTTTTCTCGGGTGAATCGTTCCAGATTGTGGATGCCGTTTATGCCCCGATATTCCGTTATTTTGATGTTTTCGAACAGCATCTACCGGCGGCGGTTGTCGCAGAGCAAGGCATTTTCGATGGCTATGACAAGATCGCACAGTGGCGTCGTCATTTACAGGCGCGCCCTTCGGTTATCCATGCTGTTGCACCGGATTATCCGGAAGGGCTGATCGCCTTTGTGAAAAACAAAACATCCTGTCTCGCCAACATTCTGAATCAAGCAAAACTGGCCCCTGCCTGAAGGCGTATCATTCGAAACTATTGCACGTTGATCAGGACTCGAACAATGGTTTGTTCGGCCAGACCTCATCGAATGAGGCCTGGTTTTTTTGTGCCTTGGCGGCAAAGGTTTTCATCATGTCATTGGGGCGGAACATACCGGATTGCCAGGTGGCCATGTATTTCAGGCTGTCCTGTACGGAATGATCGCGACTGAAATTGATCATTTCCTTGCAGCCAACAACGGCCAGCGGCGAGTTGGCCGCGATTTGGGCGGCAATTTCGAGCACGCCCGTGACCAACGCATCATGATCCGGAAACACGCGATTCACCAGGCCCATGGATTGAGCTTCGGCGGCGGTGAATCGACGGCCGGTGTAAGCCAGTTCCCGCACCATGCCCTCGGGTACCAGTTTCGGAAACCGCTGCAGGGTGCCGACATCCGCCGTCATACCCAGTTCTGTTTCTTTGATAGTAAAGAACGCATCTTCGCTGGCATAGCGGCAATCCGCAGCGCAAACCAGATCCAGTGCCCCACCGATACAACCACCCTGAATGGCCACTAATACCGGAATGCGGGCTTTTTCGAGACTGCTCAGGCTATCCTGCAATTGTAAGACAACCCGACGTAAATTTTCGCCCATACGTCCGGGGTCTCCGGTCATGGTAATGGCTTTGGGGTTGGAGAACACACCGAGATCCATGCCCGCTGAGAAGTGCTTGCCGGTGGAGGAGATCACGATAACCCGTGCCAGGGATTCATCATCAATGTGTTGCACTATTTTTGGCAGATCTTTCCAGAAATCCGTGGTCATGGAATTCAGTTCATCGGGTCGTGAAAATTGAATGTGGGCGATCTTGTTCTCAAGACTGACATTGAAACAAGGTGAGGTGGGTAAAGTGATTTCTGTGCTCATGGTGTGGCTTCCGTATGGTGATCTTAGCGCTGTAAAGTTTATATCTAAGCATGCAATCTTGACAGTGTCAACTTGTGTTGCTCTGTTCTTTTGGCCGGACGTTGGTTACGTGCTTTGAGCCTGGCGTCGATACTGGTTCGGCGTTTGTCCAAACCAGCGTCGACATGCCCGAATAAATGCACTTTGCTCGGCATAGCCCAGGAGTCCGGCAACCTGGGTGAGGGGCAGTGCGGAGTCCGCTAAATAGCGTGCAGCCAGTTCCTTTCGCTCCCGATCCACCATGGTTTGGAAGTGCAGCTGCTCCTGGCTCAGGCGTCTTTGCAAGGTTCGGGTCTGGAAACAAAGCTGGTCTGCAATGGTATCAATTCTACAATGTCCGGTGGGCAGTAACCGCCGGATCAAGTGCGTGACTTGTTCGCTCAAGCGGGGGAGTTCATAAGTAAATTGTGACTCCAGATAATGCAGAGCCATCTGATGCGTGGCGGCGTCTGCAGACTTGTTCTCCATTTGCAGGATTTCCGGGCGGAGTACCATGCCGGTTTTCGGTTGCTCGAACAACACCGGACAACCGAAGAACTGTTGATAGTGTTTGACGTCCAATAGGGGTTTGTGGGCAAACAATACCATTTTAGGGCGGGATTCAGGGGAGTTGAGAATGCGCAGGATGTGCAAACCAATCGTCAAACTACTCTCGGTGACCTGTCGAATGTGTGGCAGGGAAGGTTCCAGAATCTCCAGATTAAACATCAATCCCTGATCCGGCAGTAAATCAAAATGAGTATGAAATGCCGGGCTGTGGACATGCAAATAGCGACTGATGTTACGAATGCCTTCTTCAATTGAAGCGGAATGGCGCGCAATAATCGCAATCGGCCCAAGTATGCGGATACCTTGGATCGACGCCAATTGCATGCCGAAATCCGGGCAATCGAGTTGATTCGCGCTGGCCTCATAGAGTCCATTCAAACTGCGGAAGGGGATAAAAGCATCTTCTTCATGCAATAAGAGCCGGGGGATTTTGAAGTCATTCAGAAGCGCATAGGGATCACCTCCCAGTTTTTTCACGAGTTCATCAAAGCCTTGCAAAGCACTGGTGCGGATCAAATATCCCATAGCGGATGGTTTCTCTGGATGAATGGAATACAGTCTGTCATGAAATGCCAATTATATGTCATGAAATGGCGATTAAGAAAGAACCAGCGCCACTAAAATGGGAACATTCGTACAGGATTTTGAGGGCATCATGGCAACGCAGAAGAAAAAACCAAACACTCCATCTATCGTTATCATCGGTACCGGATTCGGTGGCCTGGGTATGGCGATTCAATTGAAAAAGGCGGGTATTGACTCTTTCACCATGTTGGAGAAAGCCAATAACGTCGGTGGAACCTGGCGGGATAACACCTATCCCGGTGCGGCCTGTGATGTCCAGTCTCACCTGTACTCGTTCTCCTTTGAGCCGAAGCATGACTGGAGTCGCAAGTTTGGTCTGCAGGATGAAATTCAGGGCTATATGGAACACTGCGCCGAGAAATACGATCTGAATCGTCATATTCGCTATCAATCCGAAGTGACTGCAGCTCGTTTCGATGAAAATGCAGGAGAGTGGGTCATCGAACTGAAAGATGCCGAACCCATTCGGGCGAATGTGCTGGTCACGGCTACCGGACAATTGAATCAACCTGCTTTTCCAACCATTCCCGGGCTGGATAGTTTCAAAGGTAAGCTGTTCCATTCCGCACGCTGGGATCACAGCTATGACTTGAAAGGAAAACGGGTGGCCGTAATCGGTACCGGTGCGTCGGCGATCCAGTTTGTGCCACAAATTGTGCCCCAGGTTAAACAGCTGAAACTGTTTCAGCGTTCCGCAGCATGGGTGATTTCCAAACCCGATCGTCCCTTCAAGTCATGGGAGCATGGTTTATTTTCCCGTCTGCCCATGTATGATCGCCTGTATCGTACCTTCATCTACTGGAAAAACGAGGGTCGGGCCCTGGGGTTCACCCGTTTTGACAAGGTTCTCGATCTGTTCGCGCTGGAAGCCAAGTGGATGGCCCGTCGCCATGTTCGCAATCCGGAAAAACGCCGCAATTTGATTCCGGATTATAAAATCGGTTGTAAACGCATACTGATGGCGAATGACTGGTATCAGGCGGTGGACAACGATCACGTTGATTTGATCACCGACGGCATAGCGCGGATCGAGAAAGATGCGGTGATCACAAAAGATGGCCAGCGCCATGAGGTGGATGCGATTATTCTCGGTACTGGATTCAAGGCCACCGATTTCTTGTCGCCGATCAAAATCCATGGCCTTGAAGGGCAGGATCTCAATGATGCCTGGAAAGAAGGTGCTGAAGCCTACAAAGGGATCTCCGTATCCGGCTTCCCGAACTTGTTTATGCTGTACGGCCCGAATACCAACTTGTCCCATAACTCCATTGTATTCATGCTGGAATCGCAAATTCACTATGTGTTGGAAGCAATGAAAGGGTTAGGCAAGAAAAAAGCGCAATATCTGGACGTAAAAGCAGACCAGCAGCGGAAATATGTAGACGGTTTACAAGGCCGTTTGGAACACTCCGTGTGGGCCTCAGGCTGTGGTTCCTGGTACACCACCGCAGCGGGCCGAAACGTCGCCAACTGGCCAGGTTTCACCTTCACTTATCGCATGATGACCCGCGACTTCGAACCGAAGGACTACCAGTTTAAAACACTCAAGCCGGTCACCTTGAATACAGCCAACAAGCCCAAAACCAAGCCTAAACCCGCACAACCCGCCACCAACGCAGCAAGCTGATCGCTGACGTTTCATTTTGTTGTGTTTGATAAACTCACTTATCTTTCGGGGTAAGTGAGTCGATGGTCGTCATACAACACTTCTCAGTTGATGTACTAACTCAAATCCTATCAGATTGACACGAAACGACTTGATCCATAGAATCACGCTTAATGGATGAGTATGGAATATTCTCAAATCTAAAGGATTAGACTCATGGCTGAGCTTTTAATGTGCACTCGTGCGGACTCTCCGTCCAATTTGCTTGCAGAAAATAAAGATCTTCTTAAATCATTTTGCGCAACTAATTCACTTCGAAATACATCTCTCTTACAACCCTATACGCCCTATTTAATTCCGAGTAACTTTTTTAATCGAACTTCGATAATAAGCCCATTAAGTGAATTGTCACGAAATGAGCGTCAATTGCTCACTCACACAATTCAGCAGTTCGGGGATCTCACAGTCGCCATTTCAGATTTTTACAATGATATGTTTCTTGGTGGAAAAAAAGCTGATTGGCAAAGTGCATCAGGGGCAGCTCTCGGGGCTTATAATGATCGGGTTTCAGCGTTCACACGATCTCTGAATCGTTATCAAGAAACGCTTATTGCTCTTCGAAAGGCTAAACTGGCTAAAGAGCCTAAATTGACATTAGCTAATTTAGAAGTTCAAGTTAGAAGTGCTTATGGAAATCTCAATCAACATTTCCAGCGTGAAATGGTGCAATATACGAAGAACATTAGTTCGAAACGCGGCAGCGTTCTTTCTAATGTTGATAGAGGTGTGAATATCGCTAAGGATAGCCGTCACGTAACAAAACTTCAGTTAAGTAGCACTCAACAGATGCAGAATCTTAGCCGTTTCAGTAAGGGGCTATCTTATGTAGGGAAGAGCATAGTAGTTTTGGATGCAGCGGGTAGGTCTGGTAACGTTGTTAAGGATTATCGAGAAGGAAACGATTGGCAAAAAACAGCGGTGCAAGAGTCAGTAAGTATGT contains these protein-coding regions:
- a CDS encoding flavin-containing monooxygenase; translation: MGTFVQDFEGIMATQKKKPNTPSIVIIGTGFGGLGMAIQLKKAGIDSFTMLEKANNVGGTWRDNTYPGAACDVQSHLYSFSFEPKHDWSRKFGLQDEIQGYMEHCAEKYDLNRHIRYQSEVTAARFDENAGEWVIELKDAEPIRANVLVTATGQLNQPAFPTIPGLDSFKGKLFHSARWDHSYDLKGKRVAVIGTGASAIQFVPQIVPQVKQLKLFQRSAAWVISKPDRPFKSWEHGLFSRLPMYDRLYRTFIYWKNEGRALGFTRFDKVLDLFALEAKWMARRHVRNPEKRRNLIPDYKIGCKRILMANDWYQAVDNDHVDLITDGIARIEKDAVITKDGQRHEVDAIILGTGFKATDFLSPIKIHGLEGQDLNDAWKEGAEAYKGISVSGFPNLFMLYGPNTNLSHNSIVFMLESQIHYVLEAMKGLGKKKAQYLDVKADQQRKYVDGLQGRLEHSVWASGCGSWYTTAAGRNVANWPGFTFTYRMMTRDFEPKDYQFKTLKPVTLNTANKPKTKPKPAQPATNAAS